The nucleotide sequence agcgaaacggagaatcccaccggcgtgcTGGACCAGATATCTGGCATGATGGGATGGAAAAACCTGCCCACTGTGTTTCCAAGTCTGTGCAAAATCTGTTCTGAAGTGGATTTAAGGAGCATTGAAGATCAATCTGTTGAAGGATTCAAGGAGACTTCTCCTCCAATACATAAGGAAATGGCCACCTCTACTCAGCATCTCTTTACAATGATTTGTATGAAACCTGTCAGCGTGAAGCTAAAAGGTGTGAACTTATGTTCCATGGCTCCACATATTGGTGCTGAGTCATACTGCCCTATCGTAGTGTCAGCCATTTCTATGGTGCACAAATCTGGTATTAAGAGATactcctttctctttttactAAATCTATAGTAAAGCAATTTTATACATCAAGACAATGACTCTTTTAAAAATGGTGATAAAACCATTACTGGCAATGGTCTTAGGCTTGTGACATCTGCAGGAGATTTTCTTACAAGTATAACCAAATGTAATTGCTTGTCCTTTTGTTCAAATGAATTGGTTATCTTTATCATTAAAAATAGAGAAATAGATGACAACCTTACACTCATAGATGTTCAACTGAGGTGATGAAAGAAGAAATGGCTGACTCCTGATCAATGAGAAATAAAAAGAGATACGGGTTTGATGGTCAGGGAGGTCAGTAAAAGAAAATGGCCGATCATATCCTGCATATAGACCCCTGAAGAAAAATTATATCAACGGGCTGAGTAACCGTGTTTCTTATTTACATCATtttgcggcagcacggtagcattgtggagagcacaattgcttcacagctccagggttccaggttcgattcccggcttgggtcactgcctgtgcggagtctgcacattctccacgtgtgtgcgtgggtttcctccgggtgctccggtttcctcccacagtccaaagatgttcaggttaaatggattggctatgctaaattgcccttagtgtccaaaattgcccttagtgttgggtggggttactgggatagcgtggcagtgtgggcttgggtagggtgctctttccaagagccggtgcagacttgatggacctccttctgcactgtaaactcgacGATCATATTTACCTTGACATGGCACAGTTACATGTCTACATTTACAATTGTGAAATATATTTGCATTACATTATTCCTTTACAGGGAGAAGTGGTACAATATTATTGAATTCATAAAAATCTGAAGTCGACGACAAGAACATCatgaaaccccatctggttcaggtAATCCGCTTGTCCTTACATGGTCTGGGTGTGACTccccctacatgtgactccatagggcagcatggtagcacaagtggatagcactgtggtttcacagcgccagggttccaggttcgattccctgctgggtcactgtctgtgcggagtttgcacgttctcccagtgtctgcgtgggttccgtacgggtgctccggtttcctcccacagtccaaatacatgcagattaggtagattgcccatgataaattgcccttagtgaccaaaaaggcgaggaggggttattgggtaacggggatagggtggaagtgggggtttcagtgagtcggtgcaaacccaatgggccgaattacctccttctgcattgtctgttctatgttccaggcccacagcaatgtggctgactcttaaataacCTCTCAGattgcctagcaagccactcaaccTGTTAGGCAGCAGTagttcaagtaggcagctcaccatcaccttctcaaggacaattatggatgggctaatgctggcctagccagtgacacccacaccccatgaataaaAAACCGGCAGACAGTGTCAGATGTGCAGTCACATAACATGCATTGCATTTGTGCTAAATCTTTGCTAAATGTGTCTAAGCAGGCGATGGTCATTCCTGAGGATATTCTATAGGTAGCAGAAGATAAAAGTAATATCTAAATGCGGACTGTAATGCTTTGGATTTCATACTAAGGACCTTGAGGTTCCCTTGTTACCAAGTTATAGTTTTGTATATTACTTACCCATTGGTTACCGATATAATTATCAATAATTTATAATTACTTTTCACAAAAACAATCAGTATTTTCAAATGTCAAAGACAGGCTAGAATTTCAAGAGTTCGGGGGAATATTGATCCCGGTTTCTAAAAGGTCACACAAGGAGTAGCATCAAAGCATAATGAGTTAATCAAACCTAAAGCCTGTAGAATGGGCATGTCCTATTCCTCCGTAATTTTCAAAGAGTCAGAGTTCACAGCATCTTAGAGACATCTGTATGATGGGCACTTTTGAAAGGTAAGTCCACCTCAtgcacctccccctcacccacctcctatGGACATTCATGCCCCTATGTCAAGGTATGCCATCTCCATCTACTCCCCATGATCACTCATTCCCCCCATACTAAGGTAATTCtaaacaatcccaatggaccctcATGCTCCCCCAGGCCAAGATATATCCTCGCTCTTTATGGGCCTCATGCCGCTCAGGGCAAGCTATAGGACTTCCATTGCCTTTTATGTGCTATAATCTGGATAGGAGCAATAGGacgatgtaaaaaaaaaagcttttttaaaaaaatcactcaTTGATAACTTTCCACATCAGAGAAAAATGTTTTCCTGGAGGCCAATGAAACTTTGGACTAAAACAGAAAACATAGTGAAAGCTTAAATCAAGAGTAAAGTATTTCAGATGCTGggtgtctgaaataaaaacagaaaatgctgaaaacgcTCGGGAGGTCTGGCGGCATgctaccagatctgctgagtatttccagtcttCTGTTTTCATTTAAGAATGTTTAGTCAGTCCTTGATTTGGAAGAGTTACGTTTACCAtataaaaaaatatttcaaattCATCACCTGCACTATTTGATCAGTGCTTAGTAGTCTTTTCCGGAGGAACTCAGTAATTCTGGTACTGTTCCCCGAGGGCTGTCCATCCTTTGTTACCTCAGCCAGGTAGCCGTTCTGCACCTGAGCTTGTACCATCCTTAATCAACAGCAGCTAACACATTAGAGCATCAACCAAATGTTGAACATTCCAGGCCTGTTACCAAACTCTACAGTGGGCTATCTATCAAAGAACCAAGCCAATACTGCATTGCATCAAACCGTATTCAGTTCTGTCATGCTTGTGTTTATTTGGATTCGGGATGATGTGTTAAGTCTAGGAATGAGCACTTTGTTGAAATATGACAGAACATATGTCAACAGCGAAGGTTGACTCCTTTATATTGCCTTGAGAATGTATGAGTATACGAACATAACCAAAGGACTTTCAGTGTGATGCTTTTGGTGATGCGTCACCTGGCAAAGTTGGAACTGTACAGCTAAACAATTGAGggcaatttgaaaaaaataattatttatctGCATCTTATTTATCTGCATCATACAAGCCAAGTACTTGTATAAACCAATGTCATACACACCATTTTACTTACACCAGTTACAATTATTCTACACTAATGAGGGGAAACTGCAGATTCTTCATATTCTATATTATGATCACATTTTTCTGTGGGTGGAATTTGCAAAAATAACATTTTCCACAAATTACTTTGGGCGATAATAATGGTTTGAAGAGCAGTAAATTTTCTTCATGGGCCTTGTGGGGATGAAAGTGTTCCAGTAGATGTTTGGCAGAATTTCACGTTACTGAGCTGGAGTTGTTATCAAACTGATAAGAGTCGGAGAAAACATCAACCTTTTGTGGTTGCGAGATAGCCAGCATTGTGACATATATTGACAATATTCACTTTGTTCCACGGCCATGAGTTTCACTGAACAGTCCATTAGAAAGTACAAACCTTTTTGCACAAAGGTAAAGCATTCAAATACATAGCATCATGGGAGCAGTTTCCTTACGGAAGATGAGAATAGTTAAAGAGGGGAATCACAGGCTGGATAAATTTGATGCAAAATAAAACAAAGGGAATGGACAAAAGAGGACGACAAAAGATTTTGGTTCTCCCCAAATGTGCGCCTCGCTTTTGGGGACTTCCAATTTGAAGAGTATTTATCGCAAGGAGGGTCTGAGTCAGTGAAAAGAGCAAACGGTACATTAAAAAGAAAACCACTTTGAAATTGGTTGCTGTGCAGAGTAATTTTACAAGGGTAGTGCCTGGGGTGAAAGGGTAGAGAGAATATTCACAGCAGTCTTTTCTTCAGTACTGCAAAGATCATGTATGATTCCCAGAAAGAACAACTCTATGGGAATGAGTGAAACATATGGAACAGTTTCCTCTGCAcagatggcattgccagcctTCCCTCTGATTTCAGCTTCCTTTTCTCAGACTCACTACAAATGCCACTCAGGATGCGCTGTGCTTTTAATGGTAGATGTGCACTTTTACGACTGGCAGCTGTCACTTGTGGTTGCGTTTATAAATGTGTCTTCCAAAATCACATTCATGAATTATCGACAACAATACTGACTTCAAAGTGGCTGGGAGAAAATAACAAGTGGAGGTAATCATTTGAGCCAGTTATCAATGTACAACAACACAGGTCCAATGACTTTTAATGATGCTGGAAGCAAGGCACAACTTAGATATCTTGTTTTGGCGAGTTGTAAGAAGCATTTTTTTGTCAGATGTAATGACCTTTAGTTTAATAAATAAAAATTGTGAACTATACTATAATATAAACATTCATATGCTACATGCAAAGTCATATAATTTAAAGTAATAATTTATATATTCACATAGAAAGAAGAAAAGGGGGTGGAGACAGGGAATCAGGATTTGCCTAGTTTTCTGGATAATGCACAGAGGCAGGAGGTGTCTATCCTGATCCACCTCCAGCCGACATACTTATTGTTCTCTGTGCTCAGTGCCCTGACATAGGTCTGGCTGGTTTTACATTGGGAATTCCAGTGTTTGTCATCGATGCCCCTGCATCCGTTCTTGACTGGTTTGGCCTCTCTGCAACGCGTCTCGTAAAAATATTGTTTGATGGCAGAGTTGCCCGTTTTAATCTCTCCCAGGACGGTCACCTGCTTCCCCCGGATGTCGATCGCCGCTGTTTTATCCGTCACCCAGCGGCTCTCGCTGTCACACACGGAGTACTCGCCACGGTGGCCCCTCCGGTCTGCATACCGCTTTCGCCTGGCTGTTCTATTGTCCATCTCCAAACTCTCTGCAAAATCCTCGATTAAATACAAAGGAGGCGGCTGTAAAGGAAGCCGATCGCTCAGCAGCACTCGGGGCGAGTGGTAACGCTTCTTCTGCCTCAGTAACTCGGCATCGACCAACACGATTGGCTGGAAGTCAGATATTGTATTTCCCAGCGAGTTTGTATTCCTGTGGGTGTCATCCTTCTGCTTGGTGTCCTGGTACTTCTCCTTCACCTCTTCGCTCTGCTTGGTGAGTCGGCCTTTCAAGATGTCCGCCTGGAGGATTTTGATGATGATCGAGTTCACGGAGTCCTCGGAAGAACCTCTTTTGTCCATAGTTGTAGCCTGGATGCCACCAAGATAAGTGAGAAGCATGCCGTAAAACAGGACAGACATTACTTTGTTCACCtgtaaaagctgaagaaaagcagACAGGAGGTCAATTCAGGTCCATTCAGAGACAAATATAGATCACTAGTCTTACAGAACAGTTATTGCATGGCAGCACAGAAGAAATCCCACACCTCCCACCACTTCAAAAATTCTATGCCTTTAGGTTCTTCTCACAATTGGACTCAATGTTCAAAACTTCATTGTTCAAATCCCCTCAATgctacaacatgtccatttcagTCTGAGGTTTTCTAACATAGTTGTGCTTCTTTTGGgtaaccaaataaactaaatcaacAAATTGCGAGATAAATGAAAAGACAACCCCTTTAAGGGATACTGCATCTAAGCAAACAGAATCTCAAAGGAAAtttaaaacatcaaatcaaatataATTAAAGTGGTCGAAAAAACACTCAAGTCTCCGTGGTGCCCACAGGATGGCCTTGATCGCACGGGCAGACACAGCGTGCTCCCTTTCCGGTGACACATGCCAATGAACATAACGGTGGAAGAGAGGCTGAATGTTGGGGCTGATGACCCCCTCAGCCGTCAGCTGCCTGGACCTACATGTATCAATGCTGTGTTTGTGCAGTCCAGCATTTAAACATTATTCACATTTCATCAACACGATCATATTTTTGAACGCCAAGGGAAATACAGTGGTCTAATACTGAGGTCACGTGAACTCATGATGCACATGatctacatttttttttatatgAACTTATGCAAAATCAACACATTTCTACTTTTCAATTTAATTCTTCGCCTAACTTGAGACATAGTGATTTTAACAGGAACATAAATTATAATTTGTCCCCTGATCATGGCACAAATCCTAACCCACATGTATAAATTGCAGCATATCAATCTTTGTGCACCGATTCCATGGTCAAGGCTTCCTAGATCATAACACTATCTTGGTGATTCTCTGAATCTTACTTCTCATTGGTGCGCAAGGGCAAAGAATTTGTCCTGATAATTAGAGTGTCAAATGTTTTGAATTAACTTTGAACTTCAGCCGTTTTCGCAGAATGCATTCAATTACAAATGA is from Scyliorhinus canicula chromosome 11, sScyCan1.1, whole genome shotgun sequence and encodes:
- the ntf3 gene encoding neurotrophin-3 isoform X3, which encodes MSVLFYGMLLTYLGGIQATTMDKRGSSEDSVNSIIIKILQADILKGRLTKQSEEVKEKYQDTKQKDDTHRNTNSLGNTISDFQPIVLVDAELLRQKKRYHSPRVLLSDRLPLQPPPLYLIEDFAESLEMDNRTARRKRYADRRGHRGEYSVCDSESRWVTDKTAAIDIRGKQVTVLGEIKTGNSAIKQYFYETRCREAKPVKNGCRGIDDKHWNSQCKTSQTYVRALSTENNKYVGWRWIRIDTSCLCALSRKLGKS
- the ntf3 gene encoding neurotrophin-3 isoform X1, with translation MTRLYVATWNGFTHRPATPFAYPGVKWLLQVNKVMSVLFYGMLLTYLGGIQATTMDKRGSSEDSVNSIIIKILQADILKGRLTKQSEEVKEKYQDTKQKDDTHRNTNSLGNTISDFQPIVLVDAELLRQKKRYHSPRVLLSDRLPLQPPPLYLIEDFAESLEMDNRTARRKRYADRRGHRGEYSVCDSESRWVTDKTAAIDIRGKQVTVLGEIKTGNSAIKQYFYETRCREAKPVKNGCRGIDDKHWNSQCKTSQTYVRALSTENNKYVGWRWIRIDTSCLCALSRKLGKS
- the ntf3 gene encoding neurotrophin-3 isoform X2 — protein: MVSSVTLLQVNKVMSVLFYGMLLTYLGGIQATTMDKRGSSEDSVNSIIIKILQADILKGRLTKQSEEVKEKYQDTKQKDDTHRNTNSLGNTISDFQPIVLVDAELLRQKKRYHSPRVLLSDRLPLQPPPLYLIEDFAESLEMDNRTARRKRYADRRGHRGEYSVCDSESRWVTDKTAAIDIRGKQVTVLGEIKTGNSAIKQYFYETRCREAKPVKNGCRGIDDKHWNSQCKTSQTYVRALSTENNKYVGWRWIRIDTSCLCALSRKLGKS